aaaaccctaatttcctagggctacttgAGACTGTATGCCCTACTATGACTCACGAGccgcgatctacagatccttccacagtccgggaatggatagtcaccaacaagatctggccgctgctgtattcttctcgagtctacaTTATAACTATATGGAACAAAGAcatccactgtgatctatctaacgttagttgttcccagttatgattggcatcaactgattttagtgaTTGATGCAGTATTTCCTTAAACCGCCTATACTggactcctggtttccgagctgcctctgtgaattcgccatatagcgCAATTtggggaagtcttgtgtcttcaatcctcagaatgtggccgctccatctgagtcgggctctcgttgcTTGAGTCTCAGTTGTCTACAGCTAGcgagctgcaagacttctgcatttgaaacgttgtgaaaccatctgatgtgcattattcgtCTTTGATGACGTTGTtgtgtttgttcaagctgtttaatatgtctcctgtaaggtgtccagctttcgcttccgtaaagaagcgttgagaggaccactgctttgtaaacagctgtcttggtcttcagatttaggtcgtgattttgaaatactctgtcctttagcttccagaatgcccgtgatgccgaattgatacggttgtgtatttcagtgtccaggttagccctagtatttaaaTTTATGAagattcccaagtatttgaactgctcgacctgttctagattttcatcctccaggctgatatctgtttgaacgcTGTCTGGCGGACTATCCagtattttggttttgtcaatattgagtctaaagcCCAAAGCTTCgcatatatgtttataggtgtccaacattatctgtagatcctctgagcttcTAGcaataagtgcgcagtcgtctgcatattgaagttccgtgataaacttggtacgggtttttgctctgaggcgcttcaggttaaacagacctccatcaaatctgaatcttattcctcTGAATCTAACACCTagctcttacaggcatactcatttCAGCAATCATCGAGAcggctatggcgaaaatattgaacagtaaaggcgctaacacgcatccttgttttattccagtaATCATAAGTAATTTGTCGACCTTGTACAAATTAATGGAAAATATAGAGAGGAGTATATCGACTGTAATAAGATTCTTCCTGAAGTTCAATCTGGTTTTCGATCTAGTACTCTCCTTGATGTAACTGATGACCTTTGGAGTCAATCGATTAATCTGAATGTTCAGCTTTACTTTTGCTCGATTTCAAAAAAGGTTTTGACACGGTCGGGCATGCTACTCTTCTTGCTATATTAAGATCTTGTGGGGTATGTGGGGAGGTACTGAAACAAGTGCCAGACTCGTATTGAGAGGAGTCCCTCAAGGCTCCGGTTCTTGGGCCTAAACTCTCCATCTTGTACACCAACCAATTCACTCCAAAGTGGACACGTGTATGCTGATGATTTCCAACTATTCCTTGATTTCTTCATTTAtgaattgcagccattgttgAAGACAATCTCAAACTGACTGTTTCAGATAATGTCATTAGTTTTGTGGATAGTGCTCGATACTTGGATTTGGTTTGGGATGACTTTTTCCCCATAGATCATATTTGCTTATGGATACTTTGGATCGAATCCAACGTGTCAGCGTGTTCAAAACAATAGTATAAGGTCTCACATAAATTGAAAGAGTTGAGATGGCTCCCAATGAGGCTTCGTTTTGAATATTCTGCCAAAAAGTATCAACTATATGATTGTTGATACACTTTGATTCTGCTCACTGTACTTTTCACAATATAATTTTAAAGAAGTCCACCTTATTTCTTCTACGAGCTGAGGTACAGATCTGATTTGGTGCCCAGTTCATGGTGAAGTTCTTGGTGATGTGAGGAATGATGCATTGACTGAGCAGTGGGCTCAATTAGTTGTTTTTGACAAAGCTTCCCATTTTCCGTACCTCTGCCTAGAGTTTTTGTGGAATGGCTCGATATAGGGACTTTTCCTCGTAGTGGAGCACAATGAGGTTTCTGAGGAAAAATACATTTGAAGAGAATATGGGGTTGACAGGCTGTTCTTTGTACCCTTGGTGTAGGGTCAGGGATGAAACTGATAAGTACTATATAGTATTTAAGGTGACCAGTATGTTCTGTTCATCTTTAAACACTATAGTGCCAAGATAATTagaaaaaatgtatatttttccagatgaaatggaGGGGGGGCAAATGGAAGGCGAGGAAGAAGTTGGACCAGTGAGCAGCTTGGATCGACTGATCATGATACTTGCCCATGGTTCTCCGAGTTATCTGGGTGGTGCTGTTGAAGATATAGAGAACCTGACGCGCAACGAACTTCTCAACAAGATAAAGGCGTTGAACAAGGATTACCATGGAGGGGCTACACCTTcggaaatattgaagaaaatactAATGGAATGGGCCATGCATAATCGTCCCAGTCAGGTGAAATAATATAATTTTGAGGATAACTGCATTCTTCGGCTTTGAAAAAACATTCTTAGAATTAGGCACGGATCGAGTAATTGCAAGGGCACAGGACATAACTCTTATGCATCCTACATATATGTTAATTTTAAACCAAACTGGTCATTTAATTTCACTGTTACCAAGTTTTTGTTTCGAGATTATTTAGCACTACTTTTTCCGCAGGTTGACGTACCAATAATCAAGAAGATAGATGAGATATCCGACCTATTGGCCGCCATGTTGGCCGCCGAGGATCTTTATGGGCTGATGGGCACTTTACCTGTAGGAGTGGAACCAGGTGAACCTGTACCCGGCAGCGTCATAGGTGCTTCTGAAATCATGGGTACCATGGACTTTGGAGAGGACGGTGAACCATTACCAGGTAGGACATATGATTGACATATGGATGACAATTGCTTAATGCAGTGCCCCAAAACAGGAACACacttttttgatttctttcatgaTTTGAGACCTTGAGAAGCTCCGTATTTTTACtttcatttcttcatttttcccTCAGCCCATTTGATCAATGCTGTTGTTGATTGAAGATCAAttagttttaattttttgaatttcgcCTTTCCTTATTTCAGATAAGAGTTTATGTCTAACTTAGAGTAGCTtctttttttcgacagaaaatcaatttttctaagAGCTTTTTTTCTCAACTGTTTCGATTCTTACAATGACGGGGAGACAAAGTGTTTTTCAAGGTTTATTCCTTCATCTATTGTATCATACGcccagttatacagggtgacaattcaaaaacttgccaggccaattatatgtcgcgacaaggatgttttcagagaaaatgccggtcaatttttattctgaGGGGGAAATATTTCGAgcagaatggggaattctcctcaatttgggttatcacagcatatgcaagtttaaaccgAATAATTATgggtttcattcatgaatttttcaattgctccgaggaaactattcaaaatcattcttcaaatatgaggttttaaagtttaaatcgcttcgtttctagtttacgatttggcaacagcgcctaaaGAACAATGTCTtgattataaaataacagctgttgatttacagccatcataaggcgcgtactcactggcgagcctaaATAGCAACCGGCCACAAAAATCCCATAAagttttacgaccttcctcgttcgccgcagacttcatagacagccatctttgtctatctcatcaaggtgtagtgtatttgttgtcctttattgtCGAAGCATACTTCAGTCGATGTtgtcaacttgtgcaatagaaacgaaacgctttaaattttgaatacccatttttatttttcatttttaagtacttttttgggaaacggttgaaatggttatttcaaaatgtgacgtttcgaagatatttcataaaaaatacatcaatttagtcagaaggagtattacctctattgtaagccgaaatctcctcaaccctaggtgttgGAGCTATCACGCCTAAATTTttcatagggaatagggggtgagatttacctcaattaaaagatcacttgtccctctacatgaatattatggttttgcaaatttttattgattccttgaagtagttacaggagatgacaatttgaaaacttgccaggccaattatgtcttgaCAAggttgttttcaaagaaaagccGAAACAGGTGAGTTTTTAAAGGGTggagacatattttgagcagaattgtgagccgaaatctcctcaaccctaggtgcaggggctatcacccctaaattcttaatagggaatagggagtgagatttacctcaattgaaagatcacttgtccctctacatgaatactatggtttgcaaatttttattgattccttgaagtagttacaggaggtgacaatttgaaaacttgccagaccAATTATGTCTTGACGAGGATATTATCAAAGAAAAAGTCGAAACAGGTAAATTTTTAAGGGAGGGAGACATAttttgtaagccgaaatctcctcaaaggTGCAGGGaatatcacccctaaattcttcatagggaacaGAGGATGgactatacctcaattggaagacaatatgtccctctacttaatactattgtcttccaatcgAGGTATAGCTCACacaatttaggggtgacaacccctacacctaagattgaggagatattggcttacaattctgctagaaatatGTCACCCTCCGAATAAAACTTgatctgttccggcattttctctgaaaacatccttgtcgagacatgaTTGGCctggcaaattttcaaattgtccaccctagtattcatgtagagggacaagtgttcttccaattgaggaatagctcaccccctattccctactgagaatttaggggtgatagctcctacacctatgGTTGAGGAGACTtcagcttacaattctgctcaaaatatatcTCCCTACGAATTGAAATTGACCTGATCCGGCATTTTCACTGAAATCATCCTGTATAGTTTACTGCGTTACACCGACCTCTATACAAGCATAAGTTATCGTTCAAAAATGTATTACTTAAATACGAAAGAATATATAGAGTGAAAAATGAGATTTATTGTCAATGTTTCCACATAGGTACAGTGACAGAAGTCATTAATCCCGATGGATCCGTCGCACTCGGCGTGGTTGGTGAAAATGGAGAAGTGACCCCTGTGCAGATGACCCCCAGTGGCAATCTGATACCGACAGTTTACGACAAGAACGGGAAGGTGGTGGACAAGCTATTCGACGGGGATGGCAACCTCCTGGATGTCACTTTCAACAAGAACGGAGTACCTGAGCCCAACGATTACAACGGTCCCCTTTTCGACGACGTCAAATACCCACACGAACTTATTTACAACGATAAAGGCAGGATAATCCCGCAGTGCTACGATAAAGATGGAAATCCCATAGGTGCAGCGTACGACGAAGATGGCAATCCGATATACTTCGGACCAGACGGAAATCCCATTTCAGTTCCTCCAGGTTAGGTTCCTTACATTATTTTAATACATATGAAAGATGAGAGATATATAGCTGTCCCAACAATGTGATTAGGTAATATGGTCCAGAGATTTGGTTCGAGTCATTCTTTAGCGTCTTTCAATCACTTGTCTCTTAAAGTGGATCGACTGACTTTTCATCCTGATATTGCTCTGACAGAGTGGCAGAGTGTCAGTGCcattttttatttagaattttaTTTAGAACCACTTAGAGGAAAGGAAGCCTATTTTCGTTGGAGACCATGACTTTATAGTTGCCCCTCTTTGTCAGGGTCCTGATGAGTGTGTTTGGAAGATTATCGACTCATATATTTGTAATTGAGATTGGTTATCGGGTGCAAACTGAGTCAAAAAAGGCCACTATTAGTTAATTTCTCTTTATTGATTCCTTAGCTTTCGCTACTTTCTGTGTAGCTTCATCAGAGGTCTGAAATTTTTAACAATGATGAGTGATGAGTGTGCCTCTCGAGTTTTTTCGGATTTAGCTCTCTAAGCAAAATTCTGTGGAGAGGCTAGCAAACTCACCATCATGGTAAAATGCTAGCGGTTATCGGAGATCTCCCAGCGTTTAAACTCTCGGAAGATTGTGCCAGAGTGTCAGTTTTTACCTCCTTCCGGAACACTTTTTTGTAGATATATTTTCCTATTTCACTTAACGGTGCCGGGCCACTGAAAGGTGTGTGTCCCTTCCCTGATGGTTGGTGTTGGCCTTTTCATTAACTTTCATTCCCGAGTGACGGTATCGAACAAGTGAGATAGTAGAACCACAGTCTTCTAAAGGActctctatagacggctgtggtaGAACAAAAGATCCAAAGTGGTAGTTGCTATaataagacccgtttgcaccaaatatacttagtgttaagtgtccctcaaaatgaactcttaacttaaattacgttgcactaACTGTtgagtgacatttaaatggctaaagctaaccATAAATTTAAGAGCTCCTATAAGGACCACTTGaatatttaagggcgggattctaacctagaataattattgaatatcgagccttttcttttgcctttattgttatgccatcagtctttcaattttgtgtcacaaatcatactatagttagcaacaaaaactcttttcttctgttgagaaattgagtgccctttgtagattaccaccacttgcttggcaatcattcatcgtattcgtactaacaaggacaataaggacattttcttcacgttcctcttcaacaataAAACACATTCActcaagaccttacaaagaaagtgtacttatataaacttaggtaccttttatttgacaatccttgactgactgactgacaggacaattaaGTTAGGTTAATATGAAATAACAACGATCTTCGGAAACCGGCCaatagctttattggactaggatgaagttgcaccaaagtaaaaaactgaaatatcactagtcATGAAagcttaagggccccttacttaagattctgttaagccacagtcgtgcaactgggaataaaaaagcgtccattaacttcaaacgacacttagttaagtactcgttttaagggatattggtgcaaacgggcctaagaaGCAAAGTTAAGCAGTAAAGATCTTGATGAAATAATATCACTACATATTATAAAACAAAGTCGCTTTCAGTCTGTCTGTATAAGAACTTAGATCTTCTGAACTACGCAACGGATTTCGATGCTCTTTGCAGTATCTTCCTTCAGCGAGATATTGCAGGTTGAAGGGTTACATATTTAGGCAAGAAATTAAATCAAGCGTGAGTCTCACTGCGACATTCAGTCCCCACCACTGGGCCGATCACTCGGGAATATAAAGCCGCCCATACACGAAGCGTTTATTCATCTTGAGAACTTGGAGCCCACACATCTCTGGAGTTTCATCGGATGTACGGTACAGCTATATGTGTATGGCAGAGACATTGTTGGTTGTCCCTGGTGTATGGCCATCCTAAGGCCACAGAACACACCCGTGTGTGACTTAGTTTATGCCTAAGGGGAGCTATAGCGCGTGTATCCATATAAAGTATGTCACGGGTCACGGGTTTGTTCTGTGCGTGTATCTTCGTGTTTGAATCAAACTGCCCGAACGAATGTTTTCAGATTGTTAGGTGTTTTTTATTTGAGTTCAATTTTTCGAGTAGGTCTGTCGTCTGCTAAAGCGTCCGTTCAAGTCAAATCAAGAAAAATGACGAAAAGGTGATTGTCCGTTTATCCTATAGAAATCATATTTTTCTGTAAAGCTCGAAAAAATCTATGAAAATTCCGGGATGCCATAACAAACTCCCGAGGATCAGTTTTAGCATTGTcaatttaattgaaaatatggttTCATTTGAACAggtataataaaatgaataattatgaatattttttcgaaatcacaaAGGGTCATTCTCGACAAAGTAACACTTTTCTGTTTTGTTCTCAGTTTATTTTTAGATAATACGTATCCAAATAATATTCCTTTACTGTTGATATATCAACAAAAACTAAATCTTTGACGGGAAATTCAACTCTTAAGGTAGATCTGTTCGTTTTTACGGGTTTAACATCAGTAAGCTATATCAACCTTTCGAATGTATATACTGTACAACATATAAGTACCTATCTTCAAACTCAAATAACTCTAAAACTGTTAATTTATCAAGAATATCTACCTCTAAAGACATATTTTGGATCAAtagttcaaaaaatattgcgagTTGAATGATTGGGAATTACGAAATATGGTCGAGGTTAGATGTAAAAGATGTATCTATCATCCATCTACAGATAGAGTAGCAGTAAACTTCGTCCAGGCATTTTTTAGAGGACGCGTTGTTTGAGTCATATCCTGTGATATGTATTATCTTTTATGTTCaaggaagaatttgaaaaattggtcctGCGAAGCGGGCGCGGGTACAGCTTGTTAATAATATATACTTaattttcattcgatgaatattTCCATAGGTGGATCAGTCAAAATTGTGGACGGTAAACCGGTAATCATAGGTCCAGACGGAGATGTTGTGGGTGAAATTGATGTTGGTGGTGGATCTGAagctgaaggtgaagaagaagGTGGAGAAGAAGGTGGAGAAGAAGGTGGAGAAGAAGGTGGAGAAGAACTAGGGCCAGAAAATATAGATGATGTCGCTAAAGAGATGGAGAGACAAGGTGGTCCGGGAGAGGACGAATACGAAGAGGGAATTGGTGAGGAAGAAGAGGAAAAGTCGGAGGAGTCAGAAGGAGAAGAGAAGAAATCGGTAGAAGCGGGAGGTAAAGCACTACTATTACTCTTCTGTCAGAACTTAATGATGACCATCTTTGCTTTCGATTACTTAAAATTTTGGGAATAGGTAGTGAGCagagacaaaatttcattttggccTGCTGTTTTTCTCGAGAAATAATCGAAATatctgttttttcttatggaaataattggaaatgaaaacatttgGTACAAAAAATGAGTGTATATATCCACTCCAATTTTGGCAACCAAATGAGCAGGATTTCTTATGGCAAAGCACGCCGAACAGTTATTGATGCATGTGGAAGTAATTGTTGGTATAGAGAGTGAATACAACtatgaattttcgaattttcggtTCCTCGTAATATTTTATACCTTTTCAAATATTCTTTACAAACTTATAGTAACCAAGAAGActctatatatacagggtgtcccaaaactagtgaatcaaacgtcacaccacgatagagtagaccaaatactattgaatgataaaaatattagttgagcgaaaatgtacctaACTTAACttgaagttgccgattttcgaactattttttgaatcacaaggccaatttgtggtTAAGGATAGCATTTTTCTCCCaaattatcacccctatagagggggtttattctgagtaataaaaatcatgtagaaaaaacaattgttttaatttacatttacttaggttattgattaactacttgaaataatttcaattaggggagataaaacaataatcttagttaaATATAATTTAACTAACTGAGGATAGGCATGAGTTTACAATGGACAACGAAAGATCCAACATAGAAATAGAGGGAGAACAGATAAATCTCACACAGGAAAGGCTGGAAAAGGCAATAAGGTCCTTAAAAAACGGTAAAGCAAGTGGGCCGGAGGGAATAGCTGCAGAATTAGTGAAGAATGGTACTCCAAAACTTTATAGGATGATTACGAAGAACTTCAATTATTATCTGAACGGTAGTCCAATACCTGAGGAATGGAAGGTGGCACACATTCATTCTATCTATAAGAAAGGAGACAGAAAAAAGTGTGAGAATTACAGAGGGATTTCTGTTACTAGTACTATGAGCAGGCTGTACGGAAGAATCCTTCGAGATATGATCGAAGAGGAATACGCGCCAAAGGAGGAGGAAGAACAAAGCGGATTCAGAGCAGGTCGGTCTTGTACTGACAATATATTCTGCTtaaaacaaattattgaaaagaAGCTAGCTACTAACAGAGATGTACATATGACCTTTGTGGACTTAAAAAAAGCCTATGATACAGTACCTGTGAAGAAACTGTGGGAGGTATTGGAAACATCGAATATAGGCCATACATTGATTACTGCGTTGAAAAACTTGTACAACAATTCGTGCTCTCAAATAAGGATCGGTAGATATCTAACGAAGAGATTTCATGTTTCGAAGGGTTTAAGACAGGGATGCTGTATTTCGCCAATGTTGTTTAAAATATATGTTTCAGTGGTACTACAGAAATGGAAGAGTAAGGTAGCAAATATGGGAATGAGCATAAATGATAACTTTGTGTATACTTTACAGTTTGCCGACGATCAGGTGGTCATTTCTAGAGATAAGTCTGACATGGAATATATGATGAGAAAGCTGATAGAGGAGTATAGGAAGTGGGGATTAGAGGTAAATCTGGAGAAGACAAAATACTTATGTGTAGGGTCAGAGGAGACAACGAACTTGGACTTGGAAGATATgggggaaattgaaaaatgtgaaGATTATAAGTACTTAGGAGTCAATTTCAACGAGACGGGAACAGATAATAAGGAGATCGAAGGAAGGATAGTTCAGGCAAGGAGAGCGATTGGTAGTTTAAACAGCATCCTATGGAGCAAAGAAATAACTAAGGGTaggaaattcagaatatatgaaACCATAATAAAAAGTAGTCTTCTTTATGGTTCGGAGACATGGAGGATAACAGAGAAGTATATGAGAAAGATCGAGGCAGTTGAGATGGACGCCATGAGAAGAGCATTGAGAATTTCCCGAAGAGATAGAATCCGGAATGAGGTGGTGAAGGAACGAATGGGCATTGAAGGTGAGATACGTGAGGGATGGGGAACGAACGAATACCGAAGCAACTGATGGAATGGCAACCTGTGGAGAAGAGAAAAAGAGGACGCCCAAGAAAGACCTGGGGGGAAGGAGTTAAAAAGGCAATTAGTGCAAGAGAATTGAACGAGGCACTGGTACACAACCGAGAGGAATGGAAGAGGGTTATCGGACAACGTCGCAAAACGTTATAAAccgacatatatatatatatataaatataatttaaaatcgatatccttttttcacaaactggccttgtgattaagaaaaatattatagtacgaaaatcggcaactttaggtattttaataaaattctgattattttggaaacggtacatttttgtTGAACtgatgttggtgtcattcgataatatttggcctactctatcgtggtgtgacgtttgattcactagttttgggacaccctgtacatagttCAAAAAGATATTGGatatttctgaatagaaatcATACATTATTTCGATATCCGCAACTTTTGAcgagaatttcaaatttttttccggTGACTCTGCATACCTATAGCCAGAGACAACTGCTTTTGTCTCTGCCTATAGCCTTTATGTATTCAACATtgagttaatactcaatgatatagCTCACACATATAGATTGAACGATCGACTCAAGTCCTCCCTGGACTAATAAAATCCCTCTGTTTCATCAACATAGAGGAAGAAACGTCCGTTGCGGGAAGTAGAGAATCTATGATAACAGTCATCAAGGGACACAAACCCAAGAAGATCTACGAACATTCCAACGACACCGTGTGCTGCTTATCGCTGAAAATATGGGCGGTGTGGTTGCTAGAGATCACCCACAACGCCCACAACTGGACCAAATGGGTCACCAACATCATCGGCCAGATTCGGGAGTTCGCCGCCATCTTGAGGGGCGAGGTGATGCTGCCCAACGGACAGAAGAAGGTCCTGTTCAAGGACGACTGGAACAAATTCGTGACCGATATGAACGAGGACGTCATCGCCTGGAGGCAGTACTGTAGACACGTGAACGACCTGACGAAGAAAATAGTCGAGAAGTTCCACGGCAAGAAGGTGCACTGTTGCGAGAAATGTTTGCAGGATCATCTGATCAAGAACGTCGTGACAGCGCATGACACTATGAGGGCTCTGACGGAAGCGCTGAACTGCGCAGGTGAGATATTACATCGCCTCTAAATCTACTctgggtgtgttcataaacttactccgagagtagagtatgagtatggtcatgctaagagagcatactctgaagaactaaaagtacgtttgtgaacgcttcgagtaatcagagcttactcagagcttgctcagagtaagtttgtgaacgcaagcCATATAATATGTGTCTTTCATGTGGGGTCGTCTTTAAAGCTGTATAGACGGCTGTGGTTGAACCCATAGACCCATGTCACTGCAATGGGTTTTCAAAAAATCAGTCGCCATAAGTAGGATATAAAACTATATAGGGATCTATTTAATCGAATATAATAGAAGATTACATTGCTTCCTTCAAACATCTTTCAACAAATTCATGAAAGTCAAAAAATCAAAACAATCACAAATTGGTGTTCACTGTTTGATTCAGTGTATTGAACTTTTGATTCATCTGATCTCATTTATCACATGCGCCGTGATACTGTTGTGGATACCTTCCTACGAAATTTCCCGGAATCGCATTTGACTTTGGGGAATATAGCTTTGCCATTTCTTGAATGTTCTTTATGGGTAATGTTTTGGGAAATGATTCTTTTTCTTCGCAACAAAATTTCTCGGTACACGAGCTGAAATTGTTTCAGGCTACTGGCAAAGATGCCTGGATGAAATCGTTCAGGCAACCACCAAACTAACAGAAATACAGCCGGGATTGGACGATTTATCCAGTGACGAAGAAACGGGATGGTCTTACAGTTCATCATCGGATGACGACAAAAACGATTATTCCTGTTACACGAAGAAGAGGAAATTGACACCTTCGCCAACTTGGAAGAAATTGAGGGATACCCCTTGTAGCTGTCCgtgtaaattgaaacaattattCCCAAAGGAAGTGCACAGGTCTGGTGATGAAGGTGCTCCATGTGGTTGTTTAGATTCTAGTCAAGTAAAAGTTTATAACCCTCGTTTTTGTTTTTAGAGAAGGAGAATATTCATTTGTACTTAgtatataataaattttatgtTACTAATTTTTTTGTCGTTTCACGGTATCAATTAGACAGGTATCACTTGATCATAAATCTTTTACGAAGGGAGATAGGACATTTGTTCTAGTAACACTGCGCTAGGCAGCACAATTACACTCCAAATCTACTTAAGCCGCTGAATATACCAACAGAAGCAGGctattgaaattttgtagaCTACTCTTTGTCGCCGTTGGTAAACGACACATTCAACTCAAGTGTT
This genomic stretch from Coccinella septempunctata chromosome 7, icCocSept1.1, whole genome shotgun sequence harbors:
- the LOC123317604 gene encoding uncharacterized protein LOC123317604; amino-acid sequence: MSNLLLKSLSSSNRIKKELILGEDYRIAKNDAFIPPLCTVGSPLDVTYFVHRRRRVEKVVEEIESTVTSSHKHLKSRGGCKSKSVPHIKNSFWERAKLTRKQYLDVLSTPHLQSCGDTDHAKKLKSKTTSNICSPRLIQMSSPTKRRVLATWQEYEYRLPTEALQRFHDMLHTDQNIDLKDARKYFKMRDRKRKKQKMRKKLRRKKRKNLHQTCWLRDQIEETSTAIMNFFSGEPRLDMSYKQLLISDTLLVLLARVLKKKNPILRYSRNSFDRHLVKMVDKIAVWIDSVSKIVEMQSLEEDEEKPPKVVEEESTESSFGGSAITGAATDEGREEGREGEDEMEGGQMEGEEEVGPVSSLDRLIMILAHGSPSYLGGAVEDIENLTRNELLNKIKALNKDYHGGATPSEILKKILMEWAMHNRPSQVDVPIIKKIDEISDLLAAMLAAEDLYGLMGTLPVGVEPGEPVPGSVIGASEIMGTMDFGEDGEPLPGTVTEVINPDGSVALGVVGENGEVTPVQMTPSGNLIPTVYDKNGKVVDKLFDGDGNLLDVTFNKNGVPEPNDYNGPLFDDVKYPHELIYNDKGRIIPQCYDKDGNPIGAAYDEDGNPIYFGPDGNPISVPPGGSVKIVDGKPVIIGPDGDVVGEIDVGGGSEAEGEEEGGEEGGEEGGEEGGEELGPENIDDVAKEMERQGGPGEDEYEEGIGEEEEEKSEESEGEEKKSVEAGEEETSVAGSRESMITVIKGHKPKKIYEHSNDTVCCLSLKIWAVWLLEITHNAHNWTKWVTNIIGQIREFAAILRGEVMLPNGQKKVLFKDDWNKFVTDMNEDVIAWRQYCRHVNDLTKKIVEKFHGKKVHCCEKCLQDHLIKNVVTAHDTMRALTEALNCAGYWQRCLDEIVQATTKLTEIQPGLDDLSSDEETGWSYSSSSDDDKNDYSCYTKKRKLTPSPTWKKLRDTPCSCPCKLKQLFPKEVHRSGDEGAPCGCLDSSQVKVYNPRFCF